A stretch of the Argentina anserina chromosome 6, drPotAnse1.1, whole genome shotgun sequence genome encodes the following:
- the LOC126798883 gene encoding receptor-like protein kinase isoform X1, producing MHRQCHFLFLLLCFSVSINSVTSLSSDGLALLSLLNHWTSVPEPISSSWILSDSTPCKWVGVECDPALHVFALNVSSYDIYGQLGPEIGNLSRLQTLVLSFNNFSGQIPLELASCSLLETLDLSGNGFSGKVPDNLHELRSLQYLRLSDNFLEGQIPSSIGNCSQLVELDLSFNQLSGVLPESLNNLKNLSIIQVRDNSLEGSISFGSENCKNLVFLDLSSNNFSGSLPSALGNCTGLEEFSAAVNQLVAPIPSSFGLLDKLQLLYLPENQLSGKIPPELGNCKSLTGLQLYTNQLVGEIPDELGMLTSLEDLELFQNNLTGEIPVSIWRIQTLQYVHLYMNNLTGELPIEMIELKQLKRITLYNNQFYGGVPKALGINSSLEQIDFMYNRFNGSIPSSLCHGKQLMVLNMGFNQFQGPIPSDVGSCSTLWRLRLQQNNLIGVLPQFVKNSNLSLMDISSNKISGEIPSSLGNCRNLTTINLSMNKLTGVIPEELGHLADLQALDLSHNRLVGALPTSLSNCTKMQQFDVGSNLLNGSIPSSLGSWIGLSKLVLSENRFTGGIPMFLSKFVKLSELQLGGNLFGGVIPSSVGALPNLFYALNLSSNALTGEVPPEIGKLTMLQRLDLSHNNLTGSLRVLDGMKSLTGVNVSVNSFTGAVPETLMNLLNLSSFYFSSNPSLCVSYLPSCGFTCAGNNTIKLCNSPSSKPKGLSKVGIAFIALGSSILVVSLLYLLVFLFCLSRRTKQELGVSAREGPTSLLSKVLEATENLNDRYIIGRGAHGTVYRASLSEDKDFAVKKLVFAGHEGRRLSMVRELQTLGKIKHRNLVKLEDFWSRQDYGLILYRYIPNGSLHDVLHESSPPLILEWSVRYKIALGTAYALEYLHYDCDPPIVHRDIKPMNILLDSDMEAHVADFGIAKLLDQSSPSSVSISVVGTTGYMAPENAIRTANSVESDVYSYGIVLLELITRKKALDPCFNDQTDILGWVRSVWSGTEKIDRIVDSSLVEELRDSSIRDQVGDVLLVALSCTHSDPKKRPTMRDVVKQLLDVNSPTSSRKF from the exons ATGCATAGGCAGTGCCATTTCTTGTTCTTGCTCTTGTGCTTCTCTGTTTCTATAAACAGTGTAACTAGTTTGAGCTCTGATGGGCTTGCTTTACTGTCCCTCTTAAACCACTGGACTTCGGTCCCCGAACCCATTTCTTCAAGCTGGATTCTTTCTGATTCCACACCTTGCAAATGGGTAGGAGTAGAATGTGACCCTGCCCTCCATGTTTTTGCCTTGAATGTCTCTAGTTATGACATTTATGGTCAGTTAGGACCTGAAATTGGGAACTTGAGTCGCTTACagactcttgttttgagtttcaATAATTTTTCAGGCCAGATCCCCTTGGAGTTGGCTAGTTGTAGTCTTCTTGAGACCTTAGATTTGTCTGGAAATGGGTTTAGTGGAAAAGTACCTGATAATTTGCATGAGTTGAGGAGTTTACAGTACTTGAGATTGAGTGATAATTTTCTGGAAGGACAGATTCCTTCATCTATTGGAAATTGTAGCCAACTTGTGGAATTGGATTTGAGTTTTAACCAGTTGAGTGGAGTTTTGCCGGAGAGTTTGAACAACCTTAAGAACCTGTCTATTATACAAGTCAGGGATAATAGTCTTGAGGGAAGCATTTCTTTTGGCTCAGAAAATTGCAAGAACTTGGTTTTCTTGGATTTGTCATCCAATAATTTTAGTGGAAGTCTTCCTTCAGCCCTTGGAAATTGTACTGGTCTAGAGGAATTTTCAGCTGCAGTTAACCAATTAGTTGCTCCAATACCTTCTTCCTTTGGCCTACTAGATAAGTTACAACTGTTGTACCTTCCTGAGAATCAGCTGTCTGGGAAAATACCTCCAGAACTTGGTAATTGTAAGTCCTTGACCGGACTACAATTGTATACGAACCAACTTGTTGGAGAAATTCCTGATGAATTGGGAATGTTGACCAGCTTGGAGGACCTTGAGTTATTTCAAAACAACTTAACTGGTGAAATTCCAGTTAGCATATGGAGGATTCAGACTCTTCAATATGTTCATCTCTACATGAATAACCTCACTGGGGAGTTACCTATAGAGATGATTGAGCTGAAGCAACTGAAAAGAATCACATTGTATAACAACCAGTTTTATGGAGGTGTACCTAAAGCTTTGGGGATCAACAGCAGCTTAGAGCAGATAGATTTCATGTACAACCGGTTCAATGGTAGCATCCCTTCAAGTCTTTGCCATGGAAAGCAGCTAATGGTATTGAATATGGGGTTCAACCAATTTCAAGGTCCCATACCTTCTGATGTTGGAAGTTGTTCAACTCTTTGGAGGTTAAGACTCCAACAGAATAACTTGATTGGAGTTCTTCCACAATTTGTGAAAAATTCCAACCTTTCACTTATGGACATCAGCAGCAATAAGATTAGTGGAGAAATTCCATCAAGCTTGGGAAACtgtagaaacctcaccaccaTCAACTTGTCCATGAATAAGTTAACCGGAGTTATACCAGAGGAGCTTGGGCACCTTGCTGATCTTCAAGCCTTGGATCTTTCCCACAACAGATTGGTGGGTGCTTTGCCTACTAGCCTATCCAATTGTACCAAAATGCAGCAGTTTGATGTGGGGTCTAATCTTTTGAATGGCTCCATTCCTTCGAGTTTGGGTAGTTGGATAGGTTTATCTAAATTGGTATTAAGTGAGAACAGGTTTACTGGAGGCATTCCAATGTTCTTGTCAAAATTTGTAAAGCTTTCGGAGCTACAACTTGGTGGAAATTTGTTCGGAGGTGTGATTCCATCATCAGTTGGAGCACTGCCAAATTTGTTTTATGCTCTGAACCTTAGCAGTAATGCATTGACAGGTGAGGTTCCCCCAGAGATTGGAAAGCTGACCATGCTACAGCGGCTAGATTTATCTCATAACAACTTGACAGGGAGTTTAAGAGTTCTTGATGGGATGAAATCATTAACTGGGGTCAATGTTTCAGTCAACAGCTTCACCGGTGCAGTACCAGAAACACTGATGAACCTGTTGAATTTATCCTCATTTTACTTTTCCAGCAACCCCTCCTTATGTGTCAGCTACCTTCCTTCATGTGGCTTCACTTGTGCCGGAAACAACACTATTAAGCTCTGTAATAGTCCATCAAGCAAGCCGAAAGGACTTAGCAAAGTGGGAATTGCATTTATAGCCCTCGGATCATCAATACTTGTTGTTTCCCTGCTGTATCTACtggtgtttttgttttgcttgagcAGAAGGACTAAACAGGAGCTTGGGGTCTCAGCTCGAGAGGGTCCAACTTCCTTACTCTCCAAAGTCTTGGAGGCTACTGAGAACCTCAATGATAGATACATTATTGGGAGAGGAGCCCATGGAACTGTTTATAGAGCTTCTTTAAGTGAAGACAAAGATTTTGCTGTCAAGAAGCTTGTATTTGCAGGGCATGAAGGGAGGCGTTTGAGCATGGTTAGAGAACTTCAAACCCTTGGGAAGATCAAGCACCGGAATCTGGTTAAATTGGAAGACTTTTGGTCAAGACAGGACTATGGCTTAATCTTGTATAGATACATACCAAATGGTAGCCTTcatgatgttttacatgaaAGTAGTCCACCACTTATACTGGAGTGGAGTGTCCGCTACAAGATAGCACTGGGAACTGCATACGCTTTGGAATATCTCCATTATGATTGTGATCCCCCAATAGTGCATCGAGATATCAAGCCAATGAATATTCTCTTAGACTCTGATATGGAAGCTCACGTTGCTGATTTTGGTATTGCTAAACTTTTGGATCAGTCTTCTCCTTCATCGGTGTCCATCTCAGTTGTTGGTACGACTGGATATATGGCACCAG AAAATGCAATCAGAACAGCAAACAGTGTGGAGTCTGATGTGTACAGTTATGGGATTGTTTTACTTGAGCTGATAACTAGAAAGAAGGCATTGGATCCATGTTTTAATGATCAAACTGACATTTTAGGATGGGTTAGATCAGTGTGGAGTGGCACAGAAAAAATTGATAGGATTGTTGATTCGAGCCTTGTGGAAGAACTTCGGGACTCAAGCATCAGAGACCAGGTTGGCGATGTACTTCTGGTGGCTCTCAGCTGTACTCATAGTGATCCGAAAAAGCGACCAACGATGAGAGATGTTGTCAAGCAATTATTGGATGTGAATTCCCCAACGAGTAGCAGAAAATTCTAG
- the LOC126798057 gene encoding D-3-phosphoglycerate dehydrogenase 2, chloroplastic-like, with the protein MASSCSSSSSLKVISTFTTNPSKTPPPSSSSKASHLSFLNTTTSSSSPISLKLSHSIFPAHSRLNASTLSLVVTNALKTAEFSSSPASNITKSPSSDSKPTILVSEKLGEAGLEVLRQLGNLECAYNLTPEELCLKISACDALIVRSGTKVSREVFEASKGRLKVVGRAGVGIDNVDLQAATEFGCLVVNAPTANTVAAAEHGIALLTSMARNVAQADASMKAGLWKRNKYVGVSLVGKTLAVMGFGKVGSEVARRAKGLGMHVIAHDPYAPADRARAIGVDLVSFDQAISTADFVSLHMPLTPTTSKVFNDDTFSKMKKGVRIINVARGGVIDEDALVRALDSGVVAQAALDVFTEEPPAKESKLVQHENVTVTPHLGASTKEAQEGVAIEIAEAVVGALQGELSATAVNAPMVAPEVMSELSPYVVLAEKLGKLAVQLVAGGSGITTVRVVYKSARDPDDLDTRLLRAMIIKGIIEPISTSFINLVNADYVAKQKGLRISEEKVTVDASPEYPVDSIQVHISNVDSKFASSVSDNGSISIEGKVKYGEPHLTCLGSFGVDVSLEGNLILCRQVDQPGMIGKVGNILGSQNVNVSFMSVGRTILKKAIMAIGVDEEPSKETLKKIGDVASIEEFVFLKL; encoded by the exons ATGGCTTCTTCttgttcctcttcttcttccctcaAAGTCATCTCCACCTTCACCACCAACCCTTCAAAAACACCACctccttcttcatcatcaaaagCTTCCCATCTCTCCTTCCTCaacaccaccacctcctcctcctcccccaTCTCCCTAAAGCTCTCTCATTCCATCTTTCCAGCACATTCTCGTTTAAATGCTTCAACCCTATCTCTCGTAGTCACAAACGCTCTGAAAACTGCGGAGTTTTCATCTTCTCCTGCGTCCAACATCACCAAGTCGCCATCTTCCGACTCCAAGCCCACGATCCTGGTCTCCGAGAAGCTCGGAGAAGCAGGGCTGGAGGTCCTACGCCAGTTAGGGAACCTCGAGTGCGCGTACAACCTCACGCCGGAGGAGCTCTGCCTAAAGATCTCAGCATGTGACGCGCTGATCGTGCGGAGCGGGACGAAGGTGAGCAGGGAGGTTTTTGAGGCGTCCAAGGGGAGGCTGAAGGTGGTGGGGAGAGCAGGGGTTGGTATAGACAATGTGGATCTGCAGGCTGCGACGGAGTTCGGATGCCTCGTCGTTAATGCGCCGACTGCAAACACCGTCGCCGCAGCAGAGCACGGCATCGCCCTGCTCACTTCCATGGCTAGAAACGTCGCTCAGGCAGATGCTTCTATGAAAGCTG GACTATGGAAAAGAAACAAGTATGTTGGTGTCTCTCTTGTTGGGAAGACATTAGCAGTAATGGGGTTCGGAAAAGTTGGATCCGAAGTTGCAAGACGTGCAAAAGGCTTGGGAATGCATGTTATTGCTCATGATCCATATGCTCCAGCTGATAGAGCTCGTGCCATTGGTGTGGATTTGGTCTCTTTCGACCAGGCCATATCCACTGCAGATTTTGTGTCTCTGCATATGCCCCTTACTCCTACTACGTCGAAGGTGTTCAATGATGATACGTTTTCAAAGATGAAGAAGGGTGTTCGCATCATTAATGTTGCAAGGGGTGGAGTCATCGACGAAGATGCATTAGTCAGAGCCCTTGATAGTGGAGTTGTAGCTCAG GCTGCACTTGATGTGTTTACTGAGGAGCCTCCGGCAAAAGAAAGCAAGTTGGTGCAACATGAGAATGTGACGGTCACACCTCATCTTGGAGCTAGCACAAAGGAAGCACAG GAAGGTGTAGCAATTGAAATAGCTGAGGCTGTAGTTGGAGCACTGCAAGGTGAACTTTCTGCAACTGCTGTCAATGCACCTATGGTTGCTCCTGAG GTTATGTCCGAGTTGTCTCCTTATGTTGTTCTTGCTGAGAAGCTGGGAAAATTAGCCGTACAATTGGTAGCAGGAGGGAGTGGAATCACAACTGTGAGGGTGGTGTACAAATCTGCTCGAGATCCTGATGACTTGGATACTAGACTTCTCCGGGccatgatcattaaaggcatcaTTGAGCCGATATCTACCTCATTCATCAACCTAGTAAATGCAGATTATGTTGCCAAGCAGAAAGGTCTGCGCATAAGTGAGGAAAAGGTAACTGTCGACGCTTCTCCTGAGTACCCTGTCGACTCAATCCAGGTGCACATATCAAATGTGGACTCCAAATTTGCAAGTTCTGTTTCGGATAATGGAAGCATAAGCATCGAGGGGAAAGTGAAGTATGGGGAACCTCATCTCACATGTTTGGGATCGTTTGGCGTGGACGTTAGCCTTGAAGGGAACCTTATCTTGTGCCGGCAGGTGGATCAACCCGGAATGATTGGCAAGGTGGGAAATATTCTTGGGAGCCAGAATGTGAATGTGAGCTTTATGAGTGTGGGAAGAACCATCCTGAAGAAAGCGATCATGGCTATTGGTGTAGACGAGGAACCAAGCAAGGAGACCTTGAAGAAAATCGGGGATGTAGCTTCTATTGAAGAGTTTGTGTTCCTTAAGCTATAG
- the LOC126797925 gene encoding uncharacterized protein LOC126797925, producing the protein MAGAGIHPYHQQWAPAAAPPPPPAVVSAAPPPPHHLVDNPNRPANDEVRTIFITGLPEDVKEREIQNLLRWLPGYEASQVNYKGEKPMSFALFATAQQAIAAKDALQSMVFDTESKAVLHTEMAKKNLFVKRGIVGDSNAYDQSKRLRTGDYTQAGYSSPVPFHPPPPPVWGHGYMAPPPPPYDPYGYPVAPVPMPPSAPVPAPSSYVPVLNTKDNPPCNTLFIGNLGESINEEELRGLFSSQPGFKQMKILRQERHTVCFIEFEDVNSATAVHHNFQGAVIPSSGSIGMRIQYSKNPFGKRKDGNYPGAAPATNGTPPAMTYQ; encoded by the exons ATGGCGGGTGCGGGAATCCACCCTTACCACCAGCAATGGGCGCCGGCGGCCgcgcctcctcctcctccggcgGTCGTATCCGCGGCGCCGCCTCCCCCTCACCACCTCGTCGACAACCCGAACCGGCCCGCCAACGATGAGGTCCGCACTATTTTTATCACCGGTCTTCCTGAAGATGTTAAGGAGCGGGAGATTCAGAACCTCCTGCGATGGCTGCCGGGATACGAGGCGTCTCAGGTCAACTACAAAGGCGAGAAGCCGATGAGCTTCGCGCTGTTCGCCACTGCTCAGCAGGCTATTGCAGCCAAGGACGCCCTTCAG AGTATGGTTTTCGATACGGAATCGAAGGCAGTGTTGCATACTGAGATGGCTAAGAAGAATCTTTTTGTGAAAAGAG GGATTGTAGGGGATTCAAATGCTTACGATCAGAGTAAACGGTTACGTACTGGTGACTATACACAGGCTGGTTATTCCAGTCCGGTGCCTTTTCATCCTCCGCCACCGCCTGTTTGGGGACACGG GTATATGGCACCGCCACCTCCTCCTTACGATCCATATGGTTATCCTGTTGCTCCAGTACCAATGCCCCCTTCTGCTCCTGTACCAGCACCTAGCAGTTATGTACCTGTACTG AACACCAAAGATAATCCACCATGCAATACCTTATTTATTGGCAATCTAGGAGAGAGTATTAATGAGGAAGAACTGAGGGGCTTATTCAGCTC ACAACCTGGATTTAAGCAAATGAAGATCTTGAGACAGGAAAGGCATACTGTTTGCTTCATTGAGTTTGAA GATGTAAACAGTGCCACCGCTGTACACCACAATTTTCAGGGTGCTGTCATCCCCAGCTCTGGTTCTATAGGCATGAGAATACAATA CTCAAAGAACCCATTTGGTAAAAGGAAGGATGGGAACTACCCTGGTGCCGCCCCTGCTACAAATGGAACTCCACCAGCAATGACATACCAGTAG
- the LOC126797926 gene encoding uncharacterized protein LOC126797926: MLSFIYRSYQYKMTKPCSFEEVKVLLAAAVLFQVLVMTPAVMLLNNLRHHLKKKLSMVKGLIMDECHHARSNHHPYACIMKTMSIMKKSNRVMSQVNWSNRAQMMLMIILCCITGTQLS, encoded by the exons ATGCTGTCATTTATATACAGGAGTTATCAATACAAAATGACAAAGCCCTGTTCATTTGAGGAGGTCAAAGTTTTGCTTGCAGCTGCCGTTTTGTTTCAG GTGCTTGTGATGACTCCCGCTGTAATGCTGCTTAATAATTTGAGGCATCATTTAAAGAAGAAACTAAGCATGGTAAAGGGTTTAATTATGGATGAATGCCATCATGCGAGGAGTAACCACCACCCATATGCATGCATTATGAAG ACCATGAGCATTATGAAGAAGAGCAACCGTGTTATGTCCCAAGTGAATTGGTCAAACCGTGCTCAAATGATGCTAATGATAATATTATGTTGTATCACCGGTAcacaat TGAGCTGA